From a single Rutidosis leptorrhynchoides isolate AG116_Rl617_1_P2 chromosome 5, CSIRO_AGI_Rlap_v1, whole genome shotgun sequence genomic region:
- the LOC139849617 gene encoding uncharacterized protein, with translation MAPSNKYDKLYTVTSVTHLIPIKLDLAKHNYTHWSTLFSTHCGAFNVSSFLEASSSSDTPDEESLKAGAVVLGWIYLTILEPLLERLLNTQPKTAHAAWEFLKTIFQDNKRSKVVELTAELRSLNIGDLNAEQYF, from the coding sequence ATGGCGCCATCAAATAAATACGACAAGCTATACACGGTTACATCCGTCACCCACCTCATCCCAATCAAACTCGACCTAGCTAAACACAACTATACACATTGGAGCACTCTATTTTCTACTCATTGCGGTGCGTTCAACGTATCCAGCTTTCTTGAGGCCTCGTCAAGTAGTGATACACCAGATGAAGAATCATTGAAGGCTGGGGCTGTTGTCTTGGGGTGGATCTACCTCACGATTTTGGAACCCCTACTCGAACGGTTACTCAATACTCAACCAAAAACTGCTCATGCCGCTTGGGAATTTCTGAAAACAATCTTTCAAGACAACAAACGATCGAAGGTTGTTGAGTTAACCGCTGAGTTACGTTCCCTCAACATAGGTGATTTAAATGCTGAGCAATATTTTTGA